A window of the Streptomyces griseochromogenes genome harbors these coding sequences:
- a CDS encoding methyltransferase domain-containing protein, which translates to MPVSLPPALELSLDLLRCPTCRTRHLHPDHGALRCPVGHTFDIARHGYAGLLTGTRATSGDDAAMVQARDRFLSTGTYAPIRQVGAGLAAGAVSEQATVVDVGCGTGYYLAGVLDQLLGGRGLGLDTSVRALRSAARAHDRAAAVAWDVFRSFPLADGVADVVLNVFAPRNPAEFHRVLRPTGRLIVIRPTGRHLAELRGRLPATVTIDPAKEQRLHRTLGPFFEAAVTEQVEYPATLTRLDALDLVAMTPSARHVSRADLNDDGLLPDQVTVSVLATAYQPR; encoded by the coding sequence GTGCCCGTGTCGCTTCCCCCTGCCCTCGAACTGTCCCTCGACCTGCTGCGCTGCCCAACGTGCCGCACGCGTCACCTGCACCCCGACCACGGCGCACTGCGCTGCCCGGTGGGCCACACCTTCGACATCGCCCGCCACGGCTACGCCGGCCTGCTGACAGGCACCCGCGCCACCAGCGGTGACGATGCGGCCATGGTCCAGGCCCGGGACCGATTCCTGTCCACCGGCACTTACGCGCCCATCCGCCAAGTCGGGGCCGGCCTGGCGGCCGGCGCCGTGTCTGAGCAGGCCACGGTCGTGGACGTGGGGTGCGGCACCGGCTACTACCTGGCCGGCGTACTCGACCAGCTGCTCGGCGGCCGTGGTCTGGGTCTGGACACATCGGTGCGCGCGCTACGCTCGGCAGCCCGTGCGCACGACCGAGCCGCCGCGGTGGCCTGGGACGTCTTCCGTTCCTTCCCGCTGGCCGACGGGGTGGCCGATGTCGTGCTGAACGTGTTCGCCCCGCGCAACCCGGCCGAGTTCCACCGGGTGCTGCGCCCGACCGGCCGGTTGATCGTGATCCGTCCCACCGGGCGGCACCTGGCCGAGCTGCGCGGCCGGTTGCCTGCGACGGTCACGATCGACCCGGCCAAGGAACAGCGCCTGCACCGGACGCTGGGCCCCTTCTTCGAGGCCGCCGTCACCGAACAGGTGGAGTACCCCGCGACCCTGACCAGGCTGGATGCCCTGGACCTGGTGGCGATGACGCCGAGCGCACGCCACGTGAGCCGTGCAGACCTGAACGATGACGGCCTCCTGCCCGATCAGGTCACCGTCTCCGTGCTGGCCACCGCCTACCAGCCTCGGTGA
- the sodN gene encoding superoxide dismutase, Ni, with amino-acid sequence MLSRLFAPKVKVSAHCDLPCGVYDPAQARIEAESVKAVQEKMAANDDPHFQARATVIKEQRAELAKHHVSVLWSDYFKPPHFEKYPQLHQLVNDTLKALSAAKASTDPKTGEAALELIAEIDRIFWETKKA; translated from the coding sequence ATGCTTTCCCGCCTGTTTGCCCCCAAGGTCAAGGTCAGCGCCCACTGCGACCTGCCCTGTGGCGTGTACGACCCGGCCCAGGCCCGCATCGAGGCGGAGTCGGTGAAGGCCGTTCAGGAAAAGATGGCCGCCAACGACGACCCGCACTTCCAGGCGCGTGCCACCGTCATCAAGGAGCAGCGCGCGGAGCTGGCCAAGCACCACGTCTCCGTGCTCTGGAGCGACTACTTCAAGCCCCCGCACTTCGAGAAGTACCCGCAGCTGCACCAGCTGGTCAACGACACCCTGAAGGCCCTGTCGGCCGCCAAGGCGTCGACCGACCCGAAGACGGGCGAGGCGGCGCTGGAGCTCATCGCCGAGATCGACCGCATCTTCTGGGAGACCAAGAAGGCGTGA
- the sodX gene encoding nickel-type superoxide dismutase maturation protease has translation MPELSQETERGRAGALFGLAEVTGPSMVPTLRHGDRLLVQYGAAARPGGIVVLRHPFQQDLLVVKRAVERREGGWWVLGDNPYAGGDSTDYGVVPDELILGRALLRYRPLAGGQRSPAALARWIFSAARPLLPVRSASRRLRAR, from the coding sequence ATGCCGGAGCTGTCGCAGGAGACCGAGCGGGGGAGGGCGGGGGCGCTCTTCGGACTGGCCGAGGTGACCGGCCCGTCCATGGTGCCCACGCTGCGTCACGGGGACCGGCTGCTGGTGCAGTACGGGGCCGCGGCCAGGCCGGGGGGCATCGTCGTCCTGCGTCACCCCTTCCAGCAGGACCTGCTGGTCGTCAAGCGCGCCGTGGAGCGGCGCGAGGGCGGCTGGTGGGTGCTCGGGGACAACCCGTACGCGGGTGGGGACAGTACGGATTACGGAGTCGTGCCCGACGAGCTGATCCTCGGCAGGGCGCTGCTGAGGTACCGGCCGCTCGCCGGCGGTCAGCGCTCGCCGGCGGCGCTGGCGCGCTGGATCTTCTCGGCCGCGAGGCCGCTGCTGCCCGTCCGGTCGGCCTCCAGGCGCTTGCGGGCCCGGTAG
- a CDS encoding CGNR zinc finger domain-containing protein, protein MELAYYSDYAVRLVNSEEPARGKDSLTSVEAVRDLFGINASAARRATDADVTRFRSVRGRLRAVFEAADTGDETLAVDLLNSLLLEFPVSPQISGHDYRDDDGRPLWHMHLADHPSNATAGYAAIAAMGLAFHLTEYGVDRLGLCQAAPCRNAYLDTSTNRSRRYCSDRCATRANVAAYRARKRLEADRTGSSGLAAEKIQRASAAGER, encoded by the coding sequence GTGGAACTGGCCTATTACTCGGATTACGCCGTACGTCTCGTGAACAGCGAGGAACCGGCCCGGGGCAAGGACTCGCTGACCTCGGTCGAGGCCGTCCGCGACCTCTTCGGCATCAACGCGTCGGCGGCCCGCCGCGCCACCGACGCCGACGTCACGCGCTTCCGCTCGGTACGGGGCAGGCTGCGCGCGGTCTTCGAGGCGGCGGACACGGGTGACGAGACGCTCGCCGTGGACCTCCTCAACTCACTGCTCCTGGAGTTCCCGGTCAGCCCCCAGATCTCCGGGCACGACTACCGGGACGACGACGGCCGCCCCCTGTGGCACATGCACCTGGCCGACCACCCGTCCAACGCCACCGCCGGCTACGCGGCGATCGCGGCGATGGGCCTGGCGTTCCACCTGACCGAATACGGCGTCGACCGCCTGGGCCTGTGCCAGGCGGCGCCCTGCCGCAACGCCTATCTCGACACGTCCACGAACCGCTCCCGGCGCTACTGCTCGGACCGCTGTGCGACCCGCGCCAACGTGGCCGCCTACCGGGCCCGCAAGCGCCTGGAGGCCGACCGGACGGGCAGCAGCGGCCTCGCGGCCGAGAAGATCCAGCGCGCCAGCGCCGCCGGCGAGCGCTGA
- a CDS encoding DUF6529 family protein encodes MTGHTGAQKRRPTRTVAVLLAALLPVAVTVGVYVFGRTHTPDYTKGLFGEHGVAVVDLKARLGSALMALAVVQLLLGLWMYRRLPGAGAAPHRVPPTHRLIGLIAFLLSLPIAYQCITAYGVDFTNSRVAVHSIAGCVLYGVFVAKVLVVRSRRLPGWALPAVGGALVTAIALLWYTAALWFFVGSAPGF; translated from the coding sequence ATGACCGGGCACACGGGCGCGCAGAAGCGGCGCCCCACACGAACGGTGGCGGTCCTTTTGGCTGCTTTGCTGCCGGTCGCGGTCACGGTGGGGGTATATGTGTTCGGCCGCACGCACACACCCGACTACACCAAGGGCCTGTTCGGGGAGCACGGCGTCGCCGTCGTCGATCTCAAGGCGCGCCTGGGCAGCGCTCTGATGGCACTCGCGGTCGTCCAACTGCTGCTCGGGCTGTGGATGTACCGGCGCCTACCGGGAGCGGGGGCCGCGCCGCACCGGGTGCCGCCCACACACCGGCTCATCGGCCTTATTGCCTTTCTGCTGTCGCTGCCCATCGCCTACCAATGCATCACCGCCTACGGAGTCGACTTCACGAACAGCCGAGTGGCGGTGCACTCCATCGCGGGCTGCGTCCTGTACGGCGTGTTCGTCGCCAAGGTGCTGGTGGTACGCAGCCGCCGACTGCCCGGCTGGGCGCTTCCGGCCGTCGGCGGCGCCTTGGTCACCGCCATCGCACTGCTGTGGTACACAGCCGCCTTGTGGTTCTTCGTCGGCTCCGCCCCCGGCTTCTGA
- a CDS encoding amino acid ABC transporter ATP-binding protein — MTKFSKDVVPGGHPMVRAEGVHKSFGHAHILKGIDLEVNPREVFCLIGPSGSGKSTFLRCINHLEKISAGRLYVDGRLVGYRQHGDKLYELKEKEVSAQRRDIGMVFQRFNLFPHMTALENVMEAPVQVRRESRAVARERAQRLLDRVGLGDRTGHYPAQLSGGQQQRVAIARALAMEPKLMLFDEPTSALDPELVGEVLDVMRDLAEDGMTMIVVTHEMGFAREVGDSLVFMDDGVVVESGHPREVLAHPQHDRTKAFLSKVL, encoded by the coding sequence ATGACCAAGTTCTCCAAGGACGTCGTCCCCGGCGGCCACCCGATGGTCAGGGCCGAGGGCGTGCACAAGTCGTTCGGGCACGCGCACATCCTCAAGGGCATCGACCTGGAGGTGAACCCGCGGGAGGTGTTCTGCCTGATCGGCCCGTCCGGTTCCGGCAAGAGCACGTTTCTCCGGTGCATCAACCATCTGGAGAAGATCAGCGCCGGCCGGCTGTACGTGGACGGCCGCCTGGTCGGCTACCGGCAGCACGGCGACAAGCTCTACGAGCTGAAGGAGAAGGAGGTCTCGGCGCAGCGGCGGGACATCGGCATGGTGTTCCAGCGCTTCAACCTCTTCCCGCACATGACGGCGCTGGAGAACGTCATGGAGGCGCCGGTGCAGGTCAGGCGGGAGAGCAGGGCCGTCGCGCGGGAGCGCGCGCAGCGGCTGCTGGACCGTGTGGGCCTGGGTGACCGGACCGGCCACTACCCGGCCCAGCTGTCCGGCGGCCAGCAGCAGCGCGTGGCGATCGCCCGGGCCCTCGCGATGGAGCCCAAGCTGATGCTCTTCGACGAGCCGACCTCGGCGCTCGACCCCGAGCTGGTCGGTGAGGTGCTCGACGTCATGCGGGACCTCGCGGAGGACGGCATGACGATGATCGTCGTCACGCACGAGATGGGCTTCGCCCGCGAGGTCGGCGACTCGCTGGTCTTCATGGACGACGGCGTGGTCGTGGAGTCCGGCCATCCGCGTGAGGTACTGGCCCATCCCCAGCACGACCGGACGAAGGCCTTCCTCTCCAAGGTGCTCTGA
- a CDS encoding amino acid ABC transporter permease, whose protein sequence is MTDTVDKAPAPPEQIKAIPVRHYGRWVAGAVVLALVALIGVAFSNAKINYSVIPDYVFDPDIVSGAWTTLYISVLAMVLGVVLGVILAVMRLSSNPVTSTVAWFYIWFFRGTPVLVQLLLWYNISLVFPILNLGFYKNEMNQVMTPVLTALLGLGLNEAAYMSEIVRAGIQSVDEGQTEASHALGMTQAQTLRRVILPQAMRVIVPPTGNEFINMLKTSALAYSVQLPELIKKATDISSTSLAVVEMYFVACIWYLILTTVFSIGQYYIERRYARGSSRNLPPTPLQRFRKNLRIFGSFRRPEVAR, encoded by the coding sequence GTGACCGACACCGTCGACAAGGCTCCGGCGCCGCCGGAGCAGATCAAGGCCATCCCGGTGCGCCACTACGGCCGCTGGGTGGCCGGCGCCGTGGTCCTCGCCCTGGTGGCGCTGATCGGGGTCGCCTTCTCCAACGCGAAGATCAATTACAGCGTCATCCCGGACTACGTCTTCGACCCGGACATCGTCTCCGGCGCCTGGACCACGCTGTACATCTCCGTGCTGGCCATGGTGCTCGGCGTCGTACTCGGCGTGATCCTCGCCGTGATGCGGCTGTCGTCGAACCCGGTCACCAGCACGGTGGCCTGGTTCTACATCTGGTTCTTCCGCGGCACCCCGGTCCTGGTCCAGCTGCTGCTCTGGTACAACATCTCGCTCGTCTTCCCCATCCTGAACCTGGGGTTCTACAAGAACGAGATGAACCAGGTGATGACGCCGGTCCTGACGGCGCTGCTGGGACTCGGCCTGAACGAGGCCGCCTATATGTCGGAGATCGTCCGGGCCGGCATCCAGTCGGTCGACGAGGGCCAGACGGAGGCCTCGCACGCGCTCGGCATGACCCAGGCCCAGACGCTGCGCCGGGTGATCCTGCCGCAGGCCATGCGGGTCATCGTCCCGCCGACCGGCAACGAGTTCATCAACATGCTGAAGACCTCGGCGCTGGCCTACTCGGTCCAGCTCCCCGAGCTGATCAAGAAGGCCACGGACATCTCCAGCACCTCGCTGGCGGTCGTCGAGATGTACTTCGTGGCCTGCATCTGGTACCTGATCCTGACCACGGTGTTCAGCATCGGCCAGTACTACATCGAGCGCCGTTACGCCCGCGGTTCGTCGCGCAACCTGCCGCCGACCCCGCTGCAGCGGTTCCGGAAGAACCTCCGCATCTTCGGCTCGTTCCGCCGCCCGGAGGTGGCCCGATGA
- a CDS encoding ABC transporter substrate-binding protein, producing the protein MTVNSTPRTTAAHSRLAAVGAVAAAGALLLTGCGDHTDKNSGTGSSSSSGSAPLAGKLPADIRKAGVIKVGSDIAYPPVEYMKDGKAVGIDPDLADALGKQLGVTFDFQNGKFDNLIVGLQAKRFQVIMSAMNDTKDRQNGINSDNGQKVGNGVDFVDYFTAGTSILVQKGNPKGVKSLDDLCGKVVALQKGTTSEGIAKAQSKKCTKDGKKAIDLQTFDTDPEALLRLKQGASVADLNDFPVAAYNAKTSGGGKDFEVVGDQIEAGPYGIAVSKDNTQLRDALQAAMAAIIKNGEYTKILQKWNVTDGALTESKINGGS; encoded by the coding sequence CGGTGATCACACGGACAAGAACAGCGGCACGGGCTCCAGCTCGTCGTCCGGCTCCGCCCCGCTGGCCGGCAAGCTGCCCGCGGACATCCGCAAGGCGGGCGTCATCAAGGTCGGCTCCGACATCGCCTACCCGCCGGTCGAGTACATGAAGGACGGCAAGGCCGTCGGCATCGACCCCGACCTCGCGGACGCCCTCGGCAAGCAGCTCGGCGTGACGTTCGACTTCCAGAACGGCAAGTTCGACAACCTGATCGTGGGCCTGCAGGCCAAGCGCTTCCAGGTGATCATGTCGGCGATGAACGACACCAAGGACCGCCAGAACGGCATCAACTCGGACAACGGCCAGAAGGTCGGCAACGGCGTCGACTTCGTCGACTACTTCACCGCCGGTACGTCGATCCTCGTCCAGAAGGGCAACCCGAAGGGCGTCAAGTCCCTGGACGACCTGTGCGGCAAGGTCGTGGCCCTGCAGAAGGGCACCACGTCCGAGGGCATCGCCAAGGCACAGAGCAAGAAGTGCACCAAGGACGGCAAGAAGGCCATCGACCTGCAGACCTTCGACACCGACCCCGAGGCGCTGCTGCGTCTGAAGCAGGGCGCGTCCGTCGCCGACCTGAACGATTTCCCGGTGGCCGCCTACAACGCGAAGACCTCCGGTGGCGGCAAGGACTTCGAGGTCGTCGGCGACCAGATCGAGGCGGGTCCGTACGGCATCGCGGTCAGCAAGGACAACACCCAGCTGCGCGACGCCCTCCAGGCCGCCATGGCCGCGATCATCAAGAACGGCGAGTACACCAAGATCCTGCAGAAGTGGAACGTCACGGACGGCGCGCTGACGGAGTCGAAGATCAACGGCGGCTCCTGA